Genomic DNA from Sphingobium sp. V4:
AATGATGCGCTTCATGACGTTCAACTCCGGTTGTTCTGGGAGAATGGGACTAGGATATGAGGCTTGAACCCGCTGTGAACCCGGCTGTTCCGAAACTGCAAGCTTTTGGGGTCGATGGGGGAGAGCATCCGCTGCAAATCGGGACAAGCTCCATCCCCCATGCTCCCGCCTCGCCATGCCGGTCTGTCCGGCGGCACCGCTCCAATTATGTTATCGGCGCGGCAGCAGCAGGGGCACGCCTAGCCGCTTTCCGCGCGAAAAAAAAGGCCGATCGAAACGACCGGCCTGAAAGTTTTTAGGAGAGGATGCCTGAAAGGCCTGCTCTCTATGTCCCAACTGGTTCATAGCCGCAAATGCGAAGGACGAAAGCACGATTGCATGACGTGCAATCGTCATGATTTTCCAGCCGGTTCAGATCGGATTCCCATTTTCGTCGCGCAACACCTCGCGGCGGCCGACATGGTTGGGTGGACCAACCAGTCCCTCTTCCTCCATGCGCTCGATCAGCCGCGCGGCGCTGTTGTAGCCGACCCGCAACTGGCGCTGGAGCCAGCTGGTCGACGCCTTCTGGTTTTCGAACACCAGCTGGCACGCCTTGCGGAACAGCTGGGCGTCGGGGCTGTCGTCGCCCAGATCGACCCCATCGAGCGCGAAACTGCCCTCCTCCGGCTCCTCGGTGACAGCCGAGATATAGTCGGGCTGACCCTGGGCGCGCCAATGGTCGGCGACCACGCGCACCTCGTCGTCCGACACGAAGGGACCATGGACGCGGGTCAGACCCTTGCCGCCGTGCATGTAGAGCATGTCGCCCTTGCCAAGCAGCTGCTCGGCGCCCTGTTCGCCCAGGATGGTGCGGCTGTCGATCTTGGACGTGACGAAGAAGCTGATGCGGGTCGGCAGGTTCGCCTTGATGACGCCGGTGATAACGTCGACCGAAGGCCGCTGTGTCGCGAGGATCAGGTGGATGCCCGCCGCACGGGCCTTCTGCGCCAGCCGCTGGATCAGGAATTCGACTTCCTTGCCCGCCGTCATCATCAGGTCGGCCAGCTCGTCCACCACCACCACGATCTGCGGCAGCGGCTGGAAATCGAGCTGTTCCTCCTCGTAGATGGGCTTGCCGGTTTCAGGATCATAGCCGGTCTGGACGCGGCGGCCGAGCGGCTTGCCCTTCGCCTTGGCGGCGCGGACCTTCTCGTTATAATTGGCGAGATTGCGGACCGAGATCGACGCCATCATGCGGTAGCGGTCCTCCATCTGCTCCACCGCCCATTTCAGCGCACGGATCGCCTTGGCCGGTTCGGTGACGACCGGCGAGAGGAGATGCGGAATATCGTCATAGGTCGACAGTTCCAGCATCTTGGGATCGATCATGATCAGTCGCAACTGGTCCGGCGTCATGCGGTAGAGCAGCGACAGGATCATGGCGTTGAGGCCGACCGACTTGCCCGACCCGGTGGTGCCCGCGATCAGCAGGTGGGGCATGGGGGCGAGATCGGCGATGATCGGCTCGCCCGAGATATTCTTGCCCAGGATGATCGGCAGCGTCGCTTCCTGCGCGAACTGCTCCGACGTGATGAGCTCGCGGAAGGATACGCCCTCGCGATGGGCGTTGGGCAATTCGATGCCAATGACGGTGCGGCCGGGAATCGTCGCGACGCGGGCCGAGAGCGCCGACATGTTGCGGGCGATGTCGTCGGCCAGCGCGATCACCCGGCTCGCCTTGATGCCCGGCGCCGGTTCCAGCTCATACATGGTGACGACCGGGCCGGGCCGCACTTCGACGATATTGCCCTTCACATGGAAGTCGTCGAGTACGCTCTCCAGCAGGCGCGCGTTGCGCTCCAGCGCCGCCTTGTCGATCTTGCCGCCCTGGCTCGCGGGGATGGGATTGAGCAGGTCGGGCGAGGGCAGCGAGCTGTTGCCGAACAGGTCGTCCTGGCTGACCGGCGCCATGGACCGCTGCACCGGCGCGGGCTTGGGCGTCTGGATGGTGATGGGCGGCTTGGGCTCGTTCGACACCTGCTTGCGCGGCGCGATGACGCGTTCCACCGGCTCGTCATCCTCCTCCTCCTCCTCCTCGTCAGGCAGCGCCGCGCCGCCGGCAAAGGCCAGGCTGGGGCGCGGCAGGCTGAGCCGGGGGAGTGAGGGACGCCGCAGCGCGATGATCGGCTTCTCCAGCGCCAGGCTGCGGTAACAGGTGAAGAGGCCGGCGATCAGCGTGATGACGATCAGGATGCCCCTGATCCAGGGCGCGGCGACTGGCGCCTGCGCGGTCAGGCTGGCAATGCCCTTCGCGATGACAAGACCGATGACGCCCCCCCAACCGGCGGGCAGCCCGACCAGCGGCTCGCTCTGGAACAGGGCCAGCGCGATGCCGATCAGGATGATGCCGAACAGGCATTTGCCGAACTGCGCCTTCCATCCCGCCATGTCCTGATCGCCCCAGAGGCGGCGCGCGGTGATCGCCATCAAGGGCAGAACCAGCGCCACCGGCACGCCCAGCAGCCACAGGAGGAAATCGGCGACCCATGCGCCGGGCGCCTGCATGATATTGGCGACATGCTCGCCCGCGACCGTGTTCATCGACGGGTCGCTGGGCGTATAGCTCAACAGCGCCAGCGCCAGGAACAGCGTCGCGAGCATCAGCGCGAAAGCCCCGATCAGCGCCCCGCTGCGGATCAGGCTGCGCTTGAGCATTTCACGCCATTCCGGCGAGCGTTTCACGGTGCGGCCGACGGCCATATGACTGCATGTCCCCCAAATGTTCCGGATCGGCACAATGCCTCCGGCGGTGAGTCCGCGTCAAGCCTGCGGCCCTTCGGCCCGTCTCAACGGGTCCGTAACAACCCGTATCGAAGTGGCCGTGGCAGGCGCGGTACAAGCGGCGCGAAAGGAGTCCATCCCATGATCGCTGCCTATTATCCCGCCCTGGTCGTCCTCGCGCTCGGCGCCTTCGCCGCCGGCCTGCTGTTCGTCAGCACCGAGGACTGGCTGAAGGACTAGAGCATCCTGCGCAAAAGTGGGCACCGATTTTGCGCAAAACACGATGCGACAACAAACAACTAGAGCGCGCGTCCTGCGTCCGATTTAACGCAGCGCGTTCTAGGACGCGGCCAGCGCCTTCAGGGCGTTGCCGTCCAGGCGCTGTACCGTCCATTCGTCCATCGGTCGGGCGCCGATCGCGCGGTACACCGCGATGGCCGGCTCGTTCCAATCGAGCACCGACCATTCGAGCCGGGCGCAGTCGCGTTCGATGGCAAGCTGCGCCAGACGCGCCAGCAAAGCCTTGCCCGCGCCCAGTCCCCGCGCCTGCGGCAGGACGAACAGATCCTCCAGATAGAGTCCGGGCCGGCCCTCGAAGGTCGAGAAATTGTGGAAGAAGAGGGCGAAGCCGACCGGCGCACCCTGATGCTCGGCGATCAGCACCTCTGCCATCGGGCGCGGGCCGAACAGATAGCGGGCCAGCGTCTCGCGATCGGCCTTCACCTCATGGGACAGCCGTTCATAGTCAGCGAGCGCCCGGATGAAATCCTGGATGACGTCGATGTCGTCCGCCACCGCGTCCCGAATGATGATGCTCATACCGTTCCCGCTTCCACATGGGCGCCCCGACCATCAGGGACGTCCGCCCGCTTCGTGCGGGCCGCGATAAGACAGCCGGCAACGATCAGCAAGGCGCCCGCCAGTGTGGTCAGCGTCAGCCGCTCGCCAAAGACCAGCCAGCCGATGATCGCGGCCCAGACGAAGGCGCTATATTCGACCGGGATCAACCGCTGCGCCTCCGCACGGGCGTAGGCCCAGGCCAACGCCGCGAGCGAAGTGAAGGCCAGAACCGCCGCCAGCAGCACCAGAGGGATAGCCTTGATCGGCGGGAAAACCGCAAACAGCGGGGCGCCGATCGCAAAGACGCCCAGCATCACGAGATGCTGGAAGAAGGCGACTTCGATCGGCGACGCGACCTGCGCCTGCTGCCGCTGGATGATGAGGTTCCAGGCGAAGAGGACCGCCGAGATCAGGACCGCGACGGCGCCGAGCAGCGCATCGGCGTCATAATCGCCATGCAGACGGCCGGACAGGATCACGCCCACGCCGACCAGCCCGAGCAGGGACGCGCCGATCGCCTGCCGCCCGACCTTCTCGTTCAGCAGCAGCGCGGCGAGGTAGAGCGCGATGAGCGGCGCGATGAAGGACAGGGCGATGGCTTCGGCCAAAGGCAATCGCATGATCGCCCAGAAGAAGAGTGCCGCCATCAGCGCGACGACGACGCCGCGCAGCAGATGGATGCGCAACACCGCGCGCGACGGCCAGCGCTGGCGGGTCAGCAGCATGAGCGTCAGGCCAAGGAGCGTCCCGCTGACGGCGCGCCAGAACAGCGCGTTGTAGAGCCCGATGGAAAGGCTCAGTCCCTTCATCGCCGCGTCCATGACGGAGAAGAGCGTCACCCCGATGCAACATATGGCGAAGGGTATCGCGATTCCGCGACCAGTCCCGCTCATGTCCCGGCCGTCCGGCCTATTCCGCCGCCTGCGCCTTGCCCGCGTCGGTCATGTCGGCTTCGGCCTTTGCGGCCTCGATCTCCGCCGCCTTGGCCTCGACCAGCCTGACGATATGATCGACCATGTCGGCGTCGTGAATCGTGTGGTCGGTGACGCCCGAAAGATAGACCATATGCTTGCCATTGCCGCCGCCGGTCAGGCCGATGTCGGTTTCCCGCGCTTCGCCGGGACCATTGACGACGCAGCCAAGCACCGACAGCGAAAGCGGCGTATGGATATGCTGGAGCCTCTCCTCCAGCGCCTGCACCGTGCGGATGACGTCGAATCCCTGGCGCGCGCAGGACGGACAGGAGATGACCTTGACCCCGCGGGTCCGGATGCCGAGTGACTTCAATATCTCATAGCCGACCCGCACTTCCTCTTCCGGCTCGGCGGAAAGGGAGACGCGGATCGTGTCGCCGATCCCGGCCCAGAGCAGGTTGCCGATGCCGATCGCGCTCTTCACCGTGCCGCCAATCAGGCCGCCTGCCTCGGTGATGCCCAGGTGGAGGGGGCAATCGACCGCGTCGGCAAGTTGCATATAGGCAGCGACGGCGAGGAACACGTCGCTGGCCTTCACCGCGACCTTATAGTCGTGGAAATCCTGGTCCTGCAGCAGCTTGATATGGTCGAGCGCGCTTTCGACCAGCGCCTCGGGGCACGGCTCGCCATATTTTTCGAGCAGATCCTTCTCAAGGCTGCCTGCGTTGACGCCGATGCGGATCGAGCAGCCATTAGCCTTGGCCGCATCGACCACTTCCTTCACTCGTGCTTCGCTGCCGATATTGCCCGGATTGATCCGCAGGCAGGCAGCACCGGCGTCGGCCGCTTCCAGCGCGCGCTTATAGTGGAAATGGATGTCCGCGACGATCGGCACGCGCGATGCGCGGACGATCTGCCTGAGCGCCGCAGTCGATTCCTCATCGGGGCAGGACACGCGGATGATGTCGACGCCCGCCTCCTCGCATCGGCGGATCTGGTCGATCGTCGCCTTCGCGTCGGATGTCAGCGTGTTGGTCATGGTCTGGACCGTGACCGGCGCGCCGCCGCCCACCGGGACATTGCCGACCATGATCTGGCGCGACTGCCGCCGCGCGATGTCGCGCCAGGGGCGCAGGCCGGGATTATGGTCGGACATGAAATAGGGGCTCCGTGTTCACGAAGCCCCTATAGGGATTTTTGGCGCCGGTTAGAAGCGCAGGGTTAGCGATGCGGCAATCTGGTCCGCATTGCCGCTGGTCTGGGACAGGGTCGTCGCCGTCACGGTCGCAGGCGATGGATAATAGCTGTCCGGCCGAATGATGTTCGCCTTCGCCACGAAGGTGTGGGCGTAGCTGAGGTTCAGCGCCATCGATTCCGACATGTTCCACGTCCCGCCGCCGCTCAACCAGACCCGATCGCCATCGGGCACGCGCGTGGTGAGATGCTGCGCGTTGGTCGGCGACCGATCGAACATCGTTCCGGCCCGCAGGGTCAGCGCGGGACTGACGTCATATTCTCCGCCGACGCTGACCGAATAGCTGTCCCGGTAATCCAGTTCCTTGTTGGTGGTGCCCGACGCGGTGGTCACGGCGATCCCCTTGAACTTGGACCAGTTATACCATTTGCCGGTGATCATCGCCCGCAGGCCGGGCGTCAGGCGGTGCATCATGCTGACGGTGACGATATCGGGCAGGCTGAGCGGCGCGGTCGCCGCAAACGCCCCATTCGCCCCGGCGAGCAGCCCGGTCAGGCCGGAAATGCTCTGGGTGCCGGCCAGCTTATGCGTTATGCCGGCGCGATAATGAACCCCGACATTGGTGTCTCCGCTGGTATAGAACAGACCTGCGTTCCAGCCGACCGACCAATCGTCGCCCTTCAGACTGGCAAAGCCGTCGGTGGTGGCGAGCGGAGACAGTTGCGGCAGCGCATTGGTCAGTTCTGCCTTCACATATTGCACGTCGACGCCGCCGCCGATCGACAGGCTGTCGGTCAGCTTATACGCCGCGGAAGGCTGGATATTGTAGGTCTTGAGGTCGGTATAGAGCGAGTCATAGCGACCGAAGAAGCCGTCATCATATTCCAGCTTCAGACCGAAGGGTGCATTCACGCCCAGGCCCAGCCACAACCGATCGCTGACCTGCGCGCTGGCGTAGAAACTGGGGACCGGGATCACGCTCTCGAACGCGTTTCCACCGTCATTGCCGGTCACCGGCACCCGCACCGTCGATCCGGGAATGGAACGATAGCTGCCCCGGTTGGTCTGGTGCGCCGACGCCATCAGCAGCGATCCGCCGACAGAGGTCTGGATGCCCGACAACTGGGTCATGGCGGCGGGATTGAAATAAATGGTCGAGGGATCATCCGCCGCCGCCGCGCCACCGGACAGCGCGCGTCCGGTTTCGATGGGGGATTGCTCCTGCAGATAGAAACCGCCCGCCAGCGCGGGAGACGACGCGGTCATGGCCCCGGTCACGAGAAGGAAACAGCCAAGGCGGCGGCTAAGGGACATGGGCAAATCCTCTGCTTGTTGCGCTATTCTCATGCCGGCCGATGACGCGCGAACGCGCAAGCCGGGCTTATGAGTCAGGCGGCTTATCAAGAATATCGTTAATTTCCAGTGTTGAAGATCGGGCATTGCCGCGGTTTCAG
This window encodes:
- a CDS encoding DNA translocase FtsK 4TM domain-containing protein, whose translation is MAVGRTVKRSPEWREMLKRSLIRSGALIGAFALMLATLFLALALLSYTPSDPSMNTVAGEHVANIMQAPGAWVADFLLWLLGVPVALVLPLMAITARRLWGDQDMAGWKAQFGKCLFGIILIGIALALFQSEPLVGLPAGWGGVIGLVIAKGIASLTAQAPVAAPWIRGILIVITLIAGLFTCYRSLALEKPIIALRRPSLPRLSLPRPSLAFAGGAALPDEEEEEEDDEPVERVIAPRKQVSNEPKPPITIQTPKPAPVQRSMAPVSQDDLFGNSSLPSPDLLNPIPASQGGKIDKAALERNARLLESVLDDFHVKGNIVEVRPGPVVTMYELEPAPGIKASRVIALADDIARNMSALSARVATIPGRTVIGIELPNAHREGVSFRELITSEQFAQEATLPIILGKNISGEPIIADLAPMPHLLIAGTTGSGKSVGLNAMILSLLYRMTPDQLRLIMIDPKMLELSTYDDIPHLLSPVVTEPAKAIRALKWAVEQMEDRYRMMASISVRNLANYNEKVRAAKAKGKPLGRRVQTGYDPETGKPIYEEEQLDFQPLPQIVVVVDELADLMMTAGKEVEFLIQRLAQKARAAGIHLILATQRPSVDVITGVIKANLPTRISFFVTSKIDSRTILGEQGAEQLLGKGDMLYMHGGKGLTRVHGPFVSDDEVRVVADHWRAQGQPDYISAVTEEPEEGSFALDGVDLGDDSPDAQLFRKACQLVFENQKASTSWLQRQLRVGYNSAARLIERMEEEGLVGPPNHVGRREVLRDENGNPI
- a CDS encoding GNAT family N-acetyltransferase, translating into MSIIIRDAVADDIDVIQDFIRALADYERLSHEVKADRETLARYLFGPRPMAEVLIAEHQGAPVGFALFFHNFSTFEGRPGLYLEDLFVLPQARGLGAGKALLARLAQLAIERDCARLEWSVLDWNEPAIAVYRAIGARPMDEWTVQRLDGNALKALAAS
- a CDS encoding DMT family transporter translates to MSGTGRGIAIPFAICCIGVTLFSVMDAAMKGLSLSIGLYNALFWRAVSGTLLGLTLMLLTRQRWPSRAVLRIHLLRGVVVALMAALFFWAIMRLPLAEAIALSFIAPLIALYLAALLLNEKVGRQAIGASLLGLVGVGVILSGRLHGDYDADALLGAVAVLISAVLFAWNLIIQRQQAQVASPIEVAFFQHLVMLGVFAIGAPLFAVFPPIKAIPLVLLAAVLAFTSLAALAWAYARAEAQRLIPVEYSAFVWAAIIGWLVFGERLTLTTLAGALLIVAGCLIAARTKRADVPDGRGAHVEAGTV
- the ispG gene encoding flavodoxin-dependent (E)-4-hydroxy-3-methylbut-2-enyl-diphosphate synthase; the protein is MSDHNPGLRPWRDIARRQSRQIMVGNVPVGGGAPVTVQTMTNTLTSDAKATIDQIRRCEEAGVDIIRVSCPDEESTAALRQIVRASRVPIVADIHFHYKRALEAADAGAACLRINPGNIGSEARVKEVVDAAKANGCSIRIGVNAGSLEKDLLEKYGEPCPEALVESALDHIKLLQDQDFHDYKVAVKASDVFLAVAAYMQLADAVDCPLHLGITEAGGLIGGTVKSAIGIGNLLWAGIGDTIRVSLSAEPEEEVRVGYEILKSLGIRTRGVKVISCPSCARQGFDVIRTVQALEERLQHIHTPLSLSVLGCVVNGPGEARETDIGLTGGGNGKHMVYLSGVTDHTIHDADMVDHIVRLVEAKAAEIEAAKAEADMTDAGKAQAAE
- a CDS encoding outer membrane protein transport protein, encoding MSLSRRLGCFLLVTGAMTASSPALAGGFYLQEQSPIETGRALSGGAAAADDPSTIYFNPAAMTQLSGIQTSVGGSLLMASAHQTNRGSYRSIPGSTVRVPVTGNDGGNAFESVIPVPSFYASAQVSDRLWLGLGVNAPFGLKLEYDDGFFGRYDSLYTDLKTYNIQPSAAYKLTDSLSIGGGVDVQYVKAELTNALPQLSPLATTDGFASLKGDDWSVGWNAGLFYTSGDTNVGVHYRAGITHKLAGTQSISGLTGLLAGANGAFAATAPLSLPDIVTVSMMHRLTPGLRAMITGKWYNWSKFKGIAVTTASGTTNKELDYRDSYSVSVGGEYDVSPALTLRAGTMFDRSPTNAQHLTTRVPDGDRVWLSGGGTWNMSESMALNLSYAHTFVAKANIIRPDSYYPSPATVTATTLSQTSGNADQIAASLTLRF